TGAAAACGGCAAGCAGTTCTACCTGACGCGCAACAACATGCGGCAGGACGTTTATCTCGGCCAGGTTTCCGACGAGAACGGCATGCCGATCCTGACCGGTCTGACCGATGCCGAAAAGAAGACGCTTCTCGACTGCAAGAGCACGGATGCACGTTTCCAGCAGGCAATCGCGGAATACTGCATCGACGATCACAGCTTTATCGGCGAGACCCTCATCACGGATGGCGGCACGGTCATCGTTGATGAGGATGCCGCTCTCGGCACGTCTGCTGCGGACCTTCGTCTCGACAACGGTACCCTGCAGATTACCGGAACGGCCATGACCTCGCTCGACCGCTCTGTGATCCTTGAAGCCGGTGGCGGCACGATCGACGTCAACGACCCCTCGAACAAGGTGACGATCGTCCGCGAGATTTCCGGCACGGGTTCGTTCACCAAGGCCGGCGCGGGCACGCTGAACCTCACCGCCGACAACAGCTATACCGGCGAAACCATCGTTGCAGGCGGCCGTCTGGCGGTCAACAGTTCGATCGAGGACTCGGTCCTGACCACTGTTCTGAGTGGCGGCATCCTCGGCGGCAACGGCACGGTTGGCGATCTCGTCGTCGAGGCCGGCGGTACGGTTGCCCCGGGCAATTCCATCGGCCGCCTGAACGTTGCCGGTGACGTTACCTTCGAGAAGGGCTCGACTTATGAGGCCGAGGTCGATGGCAGTGGTAATTCCGACATGATCTCGACCACGGGCTCGATCACCATCAATGGTGGTTCGCTCTACTTCATCGCGGCCGGCAGCGGCTACGATCCGCTGACGGATTATACGGTCCTGTCGGCCGGAGCAGGGGTCACGGGCCGGTTCGACAGCGTCGGTTCGGATTTCGCCTTCCTGTCTCCGGATATGCTCTATTCTGCAACGGGTGTTACCCTGCGGCTTCTGCGTAACGACGTCGGCTTCAGCAGCGTCGGCTCGACGAGGAACCGCATGGCGGCCGCCGGCGGTATCGAAAGTCTCGGCGCGGGCAATGCTCTTTACGAGGCGGTCCTGCGGCTTGATGCGGCCACCGCTGATGAGGCCTTCCATCAGGTGTCGGGCGAAATGTATCCCTCGATTGCCGGTGCGCTGGCCGATGACAGCCGCTTTGTCCGGGATGCCGTCGAACAGCGTCTGAGCGGCATGGAAGCGGTAACCGGCACTGCCGGCCAGCCGGGTGAGGATGCTTCCGGATATCACGCCTGGACCCAGGGCTTCGGCTCCAAGGGTTCCACCGATGGCAGTGGCGTCGATCGGCTCGACCGCAGCACCGGTGGCCTGCTGATGGGTATCGACACCATGGTGACGGAAGACCTGCGTCTCGGCATCCTCGGCGGCTACGGACGGTCATCCTTCTCGCAGGGTGGTCAGCCTGCCTCTGCAGATGCCGACAGCTACATCCTCGGCTTTTACGGCTCCACCCGGTTCGACGCCCTGCGCCTGAGCTTCGGCGGCAGCTACGGCTGGAACTCGATCGAGGCCGACCGTGACATCTCCTTCGGCAACTTCACCGACAGCCTGAATGCCGATTACGATGCTGCGACCGCCCAGATCTTCGGCGAGGCAGCCTATCGCATGCAGCTTGGCGATGCGCTGTTCGAGCCCTTCGCAGGGCTGGCCCAGGTCCATGTCTCGACGGATGGCTTCACCGAAGACGGCGGTGCTGCCGCACTCTCCGTCGACGACGCCACCTACAACGTGACCTTTGCCAATATCGGTCTGCGTGCGGCCACGGCCTTCGATGTCGGCGGCACCATGGTTCGCCTCAAGGGGCAGGCATCCTGGCGTCACGCCTTCAGCGACA
The window above is part of the Rhizobium sp. ACO-34A genome. Proteins encoded here:
- a CDS encoding autotransporter outer membrane beta-barrel domain-containing protein produces the protein MRNGQPYVLRRSLGALLCGAAFLGVAMAPAHAADDGTLRLLSLNIWNKFKQTPAVTSDFMINGNWDVLMFQEANGSRYVSDIPGILKDAGLGTYGGNLVGDVGIISRLSGTYGSYQAPGLSTQGRYVSYQIIDGEAGRPMTTVGTVHLDYSDEATKRVAEAKALNAWAKTQTNPLIISGDFNAGDVSERGLHSKSQQELLLRIYTKSPNNSFYYSLLGQYAKDKTALDKFIADWRGKGSAAIDAATIPSDLFADETYPVAGNTPQTMNVLKKQFMLLQTDEEREQFAPHELNDGSATWPSAGEDATNTWGSWHRVKIDHFLASRPFGKWYTIADDPNDPYLGVIKDVYVTKPDGSTAPLSDHEPVAHEFRWIGPVLETYKETVSGVDVDKTRIVWSEDANTFSENGKQFYLTRNNMRQDVYLGQVSDENGMPILTGLTDAEKKTLLDCKSTDARFQQAIAEYCIDDHSFIGETLITDGGTVIVDEDAALGTSAADLRLDNGTLQITGTAMTSLDRSVILEAGGGTIDVNDPSNKVTIVREISGTGSFTKAGAGTLNLTADNSYTGETIVAGGRLAVNSSIEDSVLTTVLSGGILGGNGTVGDLVVEAGGTVAPGNSIGRLNVAGDVTFEKGSTYEAEVDGSGNSDMISTTGSITINGGSLYFIAAGSGYDPLTDYTVLSAGAGVTGRFDSVGSDFAFLSPDMLYSATGVTLRLLRNDVGFSSVGSTRNRMAAAGGIESLGAGNALYEAVLRLDAATADEAFHQVSGEMYPSIAGALADDSRFVRDAVEQRLSGMEAVTGTAGQPGEDASGYHAWTQGFGSKGSTDGSGVDRLDRSTGGLLMGIDTMVTEDLRLGILGGYGRSSFSQGGQPASADADSYILGFYGSTRFDALRLSFGGSYGWNSIEADRDISFGNFTDSLNADYDAATAQIFGEAAYRMQLGDALFEPFAGLAQVHVSTDGFTEDGGAAALSVDDATYNVTFANIGLRAATAFDVGGTMVRLKGQASWRHAFSDNNPDASMALAGGSVFDIQGASASRDTAVVKAGIDFDVAKNSSVSVNYVGEFAAGGADHGVNAGFKLKF